TCTTTGTACCAAAATAGCAACCAGCATCACCTTCAAAAGCGGAGTTGAACTGGtttcatcttccatctttcgCCACTGGAAGGAGTGGAGATTGACATCTCGAACATCTGCTTTCGGACAAGATGCCGACGGAGGAATTCGGAGATATCGCCGTCGACACTGTTTCTATGGCCTTAGTTTCCTTTCTCGGGAAAAGGGGGGATACCCCGTGGGACAAACGCTTATAGACTATCAATGGAGGAACTGGGGAATGATGGCCCGGCTAACATGTAAGGAAAGGAGTGAAGCCCACGGCTTCATTCCCAACTGCGCCTATTGGGGAAATACTGTCGCCCATCGGCGCCAAGATTGACTTGGCATGCAGCATTTCACAAGGAAGACCAGTCACAAtgatatataaaatacaGTCCTGTATAGGTCATGCCCACCATATGGCGATCAAAATTGTTAGCGTCTCGCTTTGATCGTCCGCGATGATTTAGGTTCGGCGATGCAGAACCATCCTTTGGACTGCACCCTAGTGTTTTAATAGTGGAGTGAGAGacggaagaaagaaaagaagaacggGAAGACCTCATAAAGACGGCCTCCGCGAGTACCAGAGATTTCAAATGAGTGACTGCTAGTCGTTCGTTCACCACCAGCATTGGGTTCGCAGTTACAACAATGGCGGATTCAAAGGGTCCAACAGTGACCGCGGTTGCGGTCTTTTTTGCAATCTggaccttcatcatcatatgTCTTCGGCTCTTCTCACGCATCTTTGTTCTACAGAAGATGGGGTACGATGACTGTGAGTGCAGCTTAAccggaagggaaaggaagatgatggctaAACATTCCTAGATCTGATTGTTTGTGCTTGTGTAAGGAGATCAAGTTCGATTTATCTGAATGCTGTCGCTCATATAACCAGCTTACTTCATGGGCCTTTTCTGGCGTAACCGTTGTGTGTGAGTATGGGCCACTCTCATGATCTCGACGACACTAACTCTCTCATCCAGCGGTGAAGTATGGGTTAGGTTCGCATATCGCGGACGTCGATCCGAACAAAATGGAGACTTACTCCCTGGTATATTTCCAACCCCAGGGTAGTTATGATTATTTCCTCTGACTGTGTGCTAGATGGTTTGGATAAGCTCGATGTGCTACTTGGCCACATTGGGCTTCGTCAAGTCGTCCGTTTGTCAGTTCTATACTCGTCTCGGCGACCGGCTTCTGACCCGACTCTCGGTGTGCATGTTAGGCGTGATTGTCACACAGGCTTCTTCGTTTGTCTTGGTGGCAGCATTTCAGTGTCGACCTATTGAAAAGGCTTGGAAAAGCACGCTCCCGGGGACGTGTGTAAACATCAACGTGTTCTACCTTGCGAACGCCGCTCTGAATATTCTGACCGATATCATGACATATACCCTGCCCCTCCGAGTGATATTCAAGCTCCAAGTGCCGGTCAAACAAAAGGTTGCACTGGGGTTCATCCTCTGCATCGGGTTGTTGTAAGTCCCTGATTTATGATATACATCTTGTGGATATGCCCTGACATTATGACTCCTCTATCTATAGTGCCTGTGTCTCGTCGATCATTCGCATTACCTACATACCTGCCATGCTGTCTGACCCAGATTCTACATGGGTGATTGCCGAGGCGATGTATTGGTCTGTGATCGAGATCAATGCCGGTATCttcgcctcctccatcccctCGTTCAAACCAATTGCCTCCCGCTTTATTCCAAGACTTATCGGAGAGTATTCTCGCGACAAAGGATACAGTGGTTGGTCCGGCAGCCACGATGCCAGGAAGTTCTCCGGCTTTTCCAAAGTCCCAGAGCAGAACATTGGCCTGGACTTCATGGATCCTCGACAGCCAGACGGGGACAACATGATTGGTACGCAGATAGGGTATGGAGGGACGCAGAGTCAGGAACGGATCATCCCTCAGGGCAAGATCTATGCACATACAGAGATCGAGACTAATGTGGAGGTCAGCCAAGATAGGTCTTGTCGAACCATCTCCCATTCCCCTTGAAGGGAATCGCAACATTACTACTCACTTCATTTATTTTCCATGGCGCTATCCTTCGACCATTTTGATATGATTCTAATTCTTACGAATCATCGCTCCTTTGATTCCCTCAAATTTATGTATTAAATTATCCACTCTccctcattttcattttctttattcccaattcctcttttcattctttgaTACCATAGAAACGGGGGCATAGCGATTGAGTTTAGATTTAATGATGAACGATCAGATCGATTAATTTTTGCCTGACTACTTGAAACACACGAAAGAAGATATTTATGCTGCATGAGGcaaatggagaaaagagaattaGGGATATCAAGGTCAGGTACCAACAGAGACAAATCCAGGGGAATTCCGATGTCGGGACTTCCGAGAAGCGACAGCATCAGTCTTTCTCCCTGCTAGAATTTCGGCAAATCCTGGTTATATATTGGTAAGCTCATATACATTTCGATGCCTATGTCTTCTAGGGAAAACAACTAAGAGGTCCTGTGACCAGCTTAACTGGGCCCCAGTTCTGAGCCAGTCACGAAACGCTCTGTCCAGGATGCACTGATGACGCGGAGGACAACTATGACCATTGTTTACATGGGGAAAACAACATCGGTTCCAAGCTACCAGTGAGGGATGCCCCTTTCTCCCCACAATGGCTGAATGCAACGGGTCCGGCTATATGCTTTCCCACCTCCATGCTTCCCTTACCCCATGGGCAAGTCTCCACAAATCTCCACAAAACGACCAGAAGCCCATGGGACCCCGGCCTTGAAAGCACGATTTGCTTGAGTCGAGAGGGAACTTGAGACCCGTGGGCCTATCTACATCACATTATTGGAGAGATTGTTGGTTTAATCCCCACAGCC
The sequence above is a segment of the Aspergillus oryzae RIB40 DNA, chromosome 3 genome. Coding sequences within it:
- a CDS encoding putative integral membrane protein Pth11-like (predicted protein), translated to MADSKGPTVTAVAVFFAIWTFIIICLRLFSRIFVLQKMGYDDYLIVCACLTSWAFSGVTVVSVKYGLGSHIADVDPNKMETYSLMVWISSMCYLATLGFVKSSVCQFYTRLGDRLLTRLSVCMLGVIVTQASSFVLVAAFQCRPIEKAWKSTLPGTCVNINVFYLANAALNILTDIMTYTLPLRVIFKLQVPVKQKVALGFILCIGLFACVSSIIRITYIPAMLSDPDSTWVIAEAMYWSVIEINAGIFASSIPSFKPIASRFIPRLIGEYSRDKGYSGWSGSHDARKFSGFSKVPEQNIGLDFMDPRQPDGDNMIGTQIGYGGTQSQERIIPQGKIYAHTEIETNVEVSQDRSCRTISHSP